A genomic segment from Actinomadura hallensis encodes:
- a CDS encoding SdpI family protein has product MAVAGVVLVVAGVVIGFVGKRTADGRLARNGFAGIRTERSMADDESWLIVHRRARPWMYASAAAMVVGGLCALVVRSDVAAAVAVLAAAVASVLLMVGGTMAGHRELARRRG; this is encoded by the coding sequence TTGGCGGTCGCGGGAGTCGTGCTCGTCGTGGCGGGAGTGGTCATCGGTTTCGTCGGCAAGCGCACCGCCGACGGCAGGCTGGCCCGTAACGGGTTCGCGGGGATCAGGACCGAACGCAGCATGGCCGACGACGAGTCCTGGCTGATCGTGCACCGGCGGGCGCGGCCGTGGATGTACGCGTCCGCGGCCGCGATGGTCGTGGGCGGCCTGTGCGCGCTCGTCGTCCGGTCGGACGTCGCGGCCGCCGTCGCGGTCCTGGCCGCCGCGGTGGCCAGTGTGCTGCTGATGGTCGGGGGGACCATGGCCGGGCACCGGGAACTGGCGCGCCGGCGCGGCTAG
- a CDS encoding cytochrome P450, whose amino-acid sequence MTTTTQDTVDGNLSNLKFWALPPERRMAAFARLRQLDHPAFFPELKLPFVKTGPGFYALTRHADVVEASRTPQVFSSEPCSNSIADMPGYLARYFGSMINMDDPRHAKIRRIVSRAFTPRVLEKLETDLQATATKIVDDLVEKGTADFVTDVAARLPLQVICDMMGIPERARPMVYDRTNIILGLGDPEFSGGRDYTRDGITRLGALYGLLKVLVAGYELNHLAMKLARQRRRRPGDDLVSALVSAEVDGERLTDQEIGSFFILLVVAGNETTRNAMSHGLKLLTDNPEQRALLLEDFDKYAPGAVEEIVRMSTPVIQFRRTLTRDYEMNGHQYRAGDKVLLFYNSANRDETVFENPDVFDITRSPNPHVGFGGPGPHFCLGANLARREMTVMFRELFTRVPNIRATGEPDRLFSSFINGIKHLPCAI is encoded by the coding sequence ATGACGACCACGACGCAGGACACGGTCGACGGCAACCTGTCGAACCTGAAGTTCTGGGCGCTGCCGCCCGAGCGGCGGATGGCCGCGTTCGCGCGGCTGCGGCAGCTCGACCACCCGGCGTTCTTCCCCGAGCTGAAGCTCCCGTTCGTCAAGACCGGCCCCGGCTTCTACGCGCTGACCAGGCACGCCGACGTCGTCGAGGCCAGCCGCACCCCGCAGGTCTTCAGCAGCGAACCCTGCTCCAACAGCATCGCCGACATGCCCGGCTACCTCGCCCGCTACTTCGGCTCCATGATCAACATGGACGATCCCCGGCACGCCAAGATCCGGCGGATCGTGTCGCGGGCGTTCACCCCGCGCGTCCTGGAGAAGCTGGAGACCGACCTGCAGGCGACCGCGACGAAGATCGTGGACGATCTCGTCGAGAAGGGGACGGCGGACTTCGTCACCGACGTCGCCGCGCGGCTGCCCCTCCAGGTCATCTGCGACATGATGGGCATCCCCGAGCGCGCCCGCCCGATGGTGTACGACCGGACGAACATCATCCTCGGCCTCGGCGACCCGGAGTTCAGCGGCGGCAGGGACTACACCCGCGACGGCATCACCCGCCTCGGCGCGCTGTACGGCCTTCTCAAGGTGCTGGTCGCCGGGTACGAGCTGAACCACCTGGCGATGAAGCTGGCCCGGCAGCGCCGCCGCCGCCCGGGCGACGACCTGGTCTCCGCCCTGGTCTCCGCCGAGGTGGACGGGGAGCGCCTCACCGACCAGGAGATCGGCTCGTTCTTCATCCTGCTCGTGGTCGCCGGGAACGAGACGACGCGGAACGCCATGTCCCACGGGCTGAAGCTGCTCACCGACAACCCCGAGCAGCGCGCCCTGCTGCTGGAGGACTTCGACAAGTACGCGCCGGGGGCCGTGGAGGAGATCGTCCGGATGTCCACGCCGGTCATCCAGTTCCGCAGGACGCTGACCCGGGACTACGAGATGAACGGCCACCAGTACCGGGCCGGCGACAAGGTCCTGCTGTTCTACAACTCCGCCAACCGCGACGAGACGGTGTTCGAGAACCCGGACGTCTTCGACATCACCCGCTCCCCCAACCCGCACGTGGGGTTCGGCGGGCCCGGCCCGCACTTCTGCCTCGGCGCCAACCTGGCCCGCCGGGAGATGACGGTGATGTTCCGGGAGCTGTTCACCCGCGTCCCGAACATCCGCGCCACCGGCGAGCCCGACCGGCTGTTCTCCAGCTTCATCAACGGGATCAAGCACCTGCCCTGCGCGATCTGA
- a CDS encoding potassium channel family protein, with protein MHIVIMGCGRVGSTLAHILEDQGHSVSIIDQNPEAFRRLRSGFRGRRITGFGFDRDVIAEAGIEHASAFVAVSSGDNSNIISARVARETFGVDNVVARIYDPRRAEVYQRLGIPTVATVRWTADQILRRLLPEGAEPLWRDPTGAVVLAELDTGYRWVGEKVGKLEEHARTRVAFLSRMGEALVPDRDTVIQDGDIVHVMASADDLARINAAVAAPDEEDA; from the coding sequence GTGCATATCGTGATCATGGGGTGCGGGCGCGTCGGGTCGACGCTCGCCCACATCCTGGAGGACCAGGGCCACTCCGTGTCCATCATCGACCAGAACCCGGAGGCGTTCCGCCGGTTGCGCAGCGGGTTCCGCGGCCGCCGCATCACCGGGTTCGGGTTCGATCGCGACGTGATAGCCGAGGCGGGCATCGAGCACGCGTCGGCGTTCGTGGCCGTCAGCAGCGGCGACAACTCCAACATCATCTCGGCGCGGGTGGCGCGGGAGACGTTCGGCGTCGACAACGTCGTGGCCCGCATCTACGACCCGCGCCGCGCCGAGGTCTACCAGCGCCTCGGCATCCCCACGGTCGCGACCGTCCGCTGGACCGCCGACCAGATCCTGCGGCGGCTGCTGCCGGAGGGCGCCGAGCCGCTGTGGCGCGACCCGACCGGGGCGGTCGTCCTCGCCGAGCTGGACACCGGGTACCGGTGGGTGGGCGAGAAGGTCGGCAAGCTGGAAGAGCACGCCCGCACGCGGGTGGCGTTCCTGTCGCGGATGGGCGAGGCGCTCGTCCCCGACCGGGACACGGTGATCCAGGACGGCGACATCGTGCACGTGATGGCAAGCGCCGACGACCTGGCGAGGATCAACGCCGCCGTCGCGGCGCCGGACGAGGAGGACGCCTGA
- a CDS encoding APC family permease produces MSQLPDLAKRLVVGRALSSSKQHEQLLPKRIALPVFASDALSSVAYAPQEILIALAAGGLAMYAYTPWIAAAVVVVLLTVVASYRQNVRAYPSGGGDFEVATTNLGDNWGVLVASALIVDYTLTVAVSVSSGVENLGALLTFIGPHEVLAAIGVLVVLTVANLRGLREAGIAFAIPSYLFMLSILGMLAWGLVRLASGAELKAETAGYELRGDETDVAGLALLFLLLRAFSSGCAALTGVESISNGVPAFRKPRGRNAATTLLLLGLLSMTMFGGVTTFAHLTGAKFSEPSHGSHLVDPATGAEVTDAEPVIAQVAHTVFSNFEPGFALVAIMTALILFLAANTAFNGFPVLGSVLAQSRYLPRQLHTRGDRLALSNGIIILAVMAGLLIYAYDASVSALIPLYTVGVFVSFTVSQIGMVRHWNRLLAAEGDPAQRRRMKTSRAINAFGATLTGIVLTVVLVSKFALGAYVVCVAMPVLFLLMKGIRRHYDRVAEELEPSGEDVVLPARNHGIILVSKVHKPTLRAIAYARATRPSTLEAVTVAVDAEEARRLQDEWDALDLPVPLKILDSPYREITRPVLAYVKSIRRKSPRDVVTVFIPEYVVGHWWEQLLHNQSALRLKGRLLFQPGVMVTSVAWQLESSHRLKGRTEPPAPGASRRPPRTGARPGAGSVSERD; encoded by the coding sequence GTGTCCCAGCTTCCGGACCTCGCGAAGCGGCTGGTCGTAGGCCGCGCGCTGAGCAGTTCCAAACAGCACGAACAGCTCCTTCCCAAGCGCATCGCACTCCCCGTGTTCGCCAGCGACGCGCTGTCGTCGGTGGCCTACGCACCCCAGGAGATCCTCATCGCCCTCGCCGCCGGCGGGCTGGCGATGTACGCGTACACGCCGTGGATCGCCGCGGCCGTCGTGGTGGTCCTGCTGACGGTGGTGGCGTCCTACCGGCAGAACGTCCGGGCCTACCCGAGCGGCGGCGGCGACTTCGAGGTCGCCACCACCAACCTCGGCGACAACTGGGGCGTCCTCGTCGCGAGCGCCCTGATCGTCGACTACACGCTGACCGTGGCGGTGTCGGTGTCGTCCGGCGTCGAGAACCTCGGGGCGCTGCTGACGTTCATCGGGCCCCACGAGGTCCTCGCCGCGATCGGCGTCCTCGTCGTCCTCACCGTCGCCAACCTGCGGGGCCTCAGGGAGGCCGGGATCGCGTTCGCGATCCCCAGCTACCTGTTCATGCTCTCGATCCTGGGCATGCTGGCGTGGGGCCTGGTGCGGCTGGCCTCCGGCGCCGAGCTGAAGGCCGAGACCGCCGGCTACGAGCTGCGCGGGGACGAGACCGACGTCGCCGGGCTCGCCCTGCTGTTCCTGCTGCTGCGGGCGTTCTCGTCCGGCTGCGCCGCGCTCACCGGCGTGGAGTCGATCAGCAACGGGGTGCCCGCGTTCCGCAAGCCGAGGGGCCGCAACGCCGCCACGACGCTGCTGCTCCTCGGGCTGCTGTCGATGACGATGTTCGGCGGGGTGACCACGTTCGCCCACCTCACCGGCGCCAAGTTCTCCGAACCGAGCCACGGCAGCCACCTGGTCGACCCGGCCACCGGCGCGGAGGTCACCGACGCCGAACCGGTGATAGCGCAGGTCGCGCACACCGTGTTCAGCAACTTCGAGCCCGGGTTCGCGCTGGTCGCCATCATGACCGCGCTGATCCTGTTCCTCGCGGCCAACACCGCCTTCAACGGCTTCCCCGTCCTCGGCTCCGTCCTCGCGCAGAGCCGCTACCTCCCGCGCCAGCTCCACACCCGCGGCGACCGGCTGGCCCTGAGCAACGGCATCATCATCCTCGCCGTCATGGCGGGGCTGCTGATCTACGCCTACGACGCGTCCGTCAGCGCCCTGATCCCCCTCTACACCGTCGGGGTGTTCGTCTCCTTCACCGTCAGCCAGATCGGGATGGTCCGGCACTGGAACCGGCTGCTGGCCGCCGAGGGGGACCCTGCGCAGCGCCGCCGCATGAAGACCTCCCGGGCCATCAACGCGTTCGGCGCCACCCTCACCGGCATCGTCCTGACCGTCGTGCTGGTCAGCAAGTTCGCGCTCGGCGCCTACGTCGTCTGCGTCGCGATGCCGGTCCTGTTCCTGCTGATGAAGGGGATCCGGCGGCACTACGACCGCGTCGCCGAGGAACTGGAGCCCTCCGGCGAGGACGTCGTGCTCCCCGCCCGCAACCACGGCATCATCCTCGTCTCCAAGGTCCACAAGCCGACGCTGCGGGCCATCGCCTACGCCCGCGCCACCCGGCCCTCCACGCTGGAGGCCGTCACGGTGGCGGTGGACGCCGAGGAGGCCCGGCGGCTCCAGGACGAGTGGGATGCGCTCGACCTGCCCGTCCCCCTGAAGATCCTCGACTCGCCGTACCGGGAGATCACCCGCCCGGTCCTCGCCTACGTCAAGAGCATCCGCCGCAAGAGCCCCCGCGACGTCGTCACCGTGTTCATCCCCGAGTACGTCGTCGGCCACTGGTGGGAGCAGCTGCTGCACAACCAGAGCGCGCTGCGGCTGAAGGGCAGGCTGCTGTTCCAGCCGGGCGTCATGGTGACCAGCGTCGCGTGGCAGCTGGAGTCCTCCCACCGGCT
- a CDS encoding OB-fold nucleic acid binding domain-containing protein, with product MTSSDAELEAEELQRSAGGEGATPITDCAERRRHKVAGTLRTVTLRPRGGAPALEAELYDGTDVINLVWLGRRRIAGIAPGRRLLAEGLVSVQDGRKVIFNPRYELRSGS from the coding sequence ATGACGTCCAGCGACGCCGAACTCGAGGCCGAGGAGCTGCAGCGGAGCGCCGGCGGCGAGGGCGCGACGCCGATCACCGACTGCGCCGAGCGGCGGCGGCACAAGGTGGCGGGTACGCTGCGTACGGTGACGCTCCGTCCGCGGGGCGGCGCCCCCGCCCTGGAGGCCGAGCTCTACGACGGCACCGACGTGATCAACCTCGTGTGGCTGGGCCGCCGCCGGATCGCCGGCATCGCGCCGGGCCGCAGGCTCCTCGCCGAGGGGCTGGTGAGCGTCCAGGACGGGCGCAAGGTCATCTTCAATCCGCGATACGAGCTGCGGAGCGGTTCGTGA
- a CDS encoding PIG-L deacetylase family protein, which produces MDEVPEDWERALTIVAHPDDLEYGASAAVAKWTSQGKTVTEVLATRGEAGIDSMDPRDAARVRGAEQIEAARLVGVHNVEFLDLPDGMLEYGLPLRRALAGAIRWHRPEVVVSVNFREEWPGGGFNMADHRVLGLAVADAVRDAANRWVFRDLDLEPWQGVRFALFSGSPRAAHYTDVTGHLQAGIDSLLAHRTYFATLGADFDAPRMLTEAAEESGRAAGVRHATTFEMIES; this is translated from the coding sequence ATGGACGAGGTACCTGAGGACTGGGAACGGGCGCTGACGATCGTGGCGCACCCGGACGACCTGGAGTACGGGGCGTCGGCGGCCGTGGCGAAGTGGACGAGCCAGGGCAAGACGGTGACGGAGGTGCTGGCCACCCGCGGGGAGGCGGGGATCGACTCGATGGACCCGCGGGACGCGGCGCGGGTGCGCGGCGCGGAGCAGATCGAGGCGGCCCGCCTGGTCGGCGTCCACAACGTCGAGTTCCTCGACCTGCCCGACGGCATGCTGGAGTACGGGCTCCCGCTGCGGCGCGCCCTCGCCGGGGCGATCCGGTGGCACCGGCCGGAGGTCGTGGTGTCGGTCAACTTCCGGGAGGAGTGGCCCGGCGGCGGGTTCAACATGGCCGACCACCGCGTGCTCGGCCTCGCCGTGGCGGACGCGGTCAGGGACGCCGCCAACCGCTGGGTGTTCCGCGACCTCGACCTCGAGCCGTGGCAGGGCGTGCGTTTCGCGCTGTTCAGCGGCTCGCCGCGCGCCGCGCACTACACGGACGTCACCGGCCACCTGCAGGCGGGCATCGACTCGCTGCTCGCGCACCGGACGTACTTCGCGACGCTCGGCGCCGACTTCGACGCCCCGCGCATGCTGACCGAGGCCGCCGAGGAGAGCGGCCGCGCCGCCGGCGTCCGGCACGCGACGACGTTCGAGATGATCGAGTCCTAG
- a CDS encoding potassium channel family protein — protein sequence MRVAIAGAGAVGRSIAQELLENGHEVLLIDKSPKAIKVEMVPRAEWLLADACEISALDDAALERCQVVVASSGDDKVNLVVSLLAKTEYGVPRVVARINHPNNEWLFNESWGVDVAVSTPRLLSALVEEAVSVGDLVRLMTFRQGEANLVELTLPEDAPLGGQRVGSVDWPRDTALVAILREGRVLVPTPDDTLEPGDELLFVASQDVEDELAELFS from the coding sequence ATGCGGGTCGCGATCGCGGGAGCGGGCGCGGTGGGCCGCTCCATCGCCCAGGAACTGCTGGAGAACGGGCACGAGGTGCTCCTGATCGACAAGAGCCCCAAGGCCATCAAGGTGGAGATGGTCCCGCGGGCGGAGTGGCTGCTCGCCGACGCGTGCGAGATCTCCGCGCTGGACGACGCGGCGCTGGAGCGCTGCCAGGTGGTGGTCGCCTCGTCCGGCGACGACAAGGTCAACCTGGTGGTGTCGCTGCTGGCCAAGACCGAGTACGGGGTGCCGCGCGTGGTGGCCCGCATCAACCACCCGAACAACGAGTGGCTGTTCAACGAGTCGTGGGGCGTGGACGTCGCCGTGTCCACCCCGCGGCTGCTGTCGGCGCTGGTGGAGGAGGCGGTCAGCGTCGGCGACCTGGTCCGGCTGATGACGTTCCGGCAGGGCGAGGCGAACCTGGTGGAGCTGACGCTGCCGGAGGACGCGCCGCTCGGGGGGCAGCGTGTCGGTTCGGTGGACTGGCCCCGTGACACCGCGCTCGTGGCGATCCTGCGGGAGGGACGGGTGCTGGTCCCGACCCCGGACGACACGCTGGAACCGGGCGACGAACTGCTCTTCGTCGCCAGCCAGGACGTGGAGGACGAGCTGGCCGAGCTGTTCTCCTGA
- a CDS encoding DUF3159 domain-containing protein, translating into MRDDDVRDDARADDARGAEARDSAPGRPGPGSSAHETVEAAVRAQLSKALGGVRGMVEAAVPVIAFTGTFVLTENVQRAVIAGIGAAVVMLAVRLAQRSSPQFVLNSLVGIAIAAFFALRSGRAEDAFMPGIILNAGYAAAMLFSIAVRWPVVGFIIGSVTGDPTAWRRDPGIVKLCSRLTWLLLAPCVARVAVQYPIYLADGDQSAILGAAKIAMGWPLQVAALAAMAWLLARGRTPIERGRPA; encoded by the coding sequence GTGCGGGACGACGACGTGCGGGACGACGCGCGGGCCGACGACGCGCGGGGCGCGGAAGCGCGCGACTCCGCGCCCGGACGCCCCGGGCCCGGATCCTCCGCGCACGAGACCGTCGAGGCGGCCGTGCGCGCCCAGCTGAGCAAGGCGCTCGGCGGCGTCCGCGGCATGGTCGAGGCCGCGGTCCCGGTGATCGCGTTCACCGGGACGTTCGTCCTGACCGAGAACGTCCAGCGCGCCGTCATCGCCGGGATCGGCGCCGCGGTGGTGATGCTCGCCGTCCGCCTCGCCCAGCGCTCCAGCCCCCAGTTCGTCCTGAACAGCCTGGTCGGCATCGCGATCGCCGCGTTCTTCGCGCTGCGCTCCGGACGGGCCGAGGACGCGTTCATGCCCGGGATCATCCTGAACGCCGGCTACGCCGCCGCGATGCTCTTCTCCATCGCGGTCCGCTGGCCGGTCGTCGGCTTCATCATCGGCTCGGTCACCGGAGACCCGACCGCGTGGCGCCGCGACCCCGGGATCGTCAAGCTCTGCTCCCGGCTCACCTGGCTGCTGCTGGCGCCGTGCGTCGCCCGGGTCGCTGTCCAGTACCCGATCTACCTCGCCGACGGCGACCAGAGCGCCATCCTCGGCGCGGCCAAGATCGCCATGGGCTGGCCGCTGCAGGTGGCGGCGCTGGCGGCCATGGCCTGGCTCCTGGCCCGCGGCCGCACCCCCATCGAACGCGGCAGACCCGCCTGA
- the dut gene encoding dUTP diphosphatase has protein sequence MSKVDVLIRRLDPELPLPQYAHAGDAGADLVAAVDVELAPGERAVVPTGMAIALPDGYAAFIHPRSGLGARLGVTIVNAPGTVDAGYRGEIKVTLLNTDPRATVTLRRGDRIAQMVVQRVERAVFHEVAELPGSARGTDGFGSTGGFGSPGDFGPARVSGDNDHSREGA, from the coding sequence GTGAGCAAGGTCGATGTGCTGATCCGGCGGCTGGATCCGGAGCTGCCCCTGCCCCAGTACGCCCACGCGGGCGACGCGGGCGCGGATCTCGTCGCCGCCGTGGACGTCGAGCTGGCGCCGGGGGAGCGCGCGGTGGTGCCGACCGGGATGGCGATCGCGCTGCCCGACGGCTACGCCGCTTTCATCCACCCGAGGTCCGGTTTGGGCGCTAGGTTGGGGGTGACCATAGTGAACGCACCCGGTACGGTCGACGCCGGTTATCGGGGTGAGATCAAGGTGACCCTGCTGAACACCGACCCCCGCGCCACGGTGACGCTGCGGCGCGGAGACCGCATCGCCCAGATGGTCGTGCAGCGGGTGGAACGGGCCGTGTTCCACGAGGTCGCCGAGCTTCCCGGATCGGCGCGTGGAACGGACGGCTTCGGCTCCACCGGAGGATTCGGCTCCCCCGGCGATTTCGGCCCCGCGCGTGTTTCCGGGGACAATGACCACAGTCGAGAAGGAGCGTGA
- a CDS encoding 50S ribosomal protein bL37: MSKRARKRRARKRHKANSGKRPNARG; the protein is encoded by the coding sequence ATGTCGAAGAGAGCACGCAAACGCAGGGCCCGCAAGCGTCACAAGGCCAATTCGGGCAAGCGCCCCAACGCGCGCGGCTGA
- a CDS encoding DUF3710 domain-containing protein has protein sequence MVFGRRRRADEPRKGAEANAEPAEAAAEEAPAEEAPAEAGSEGRGPWDSEDSFPEMQRLDFGSLQVPVVEGLGFQVNFEPTRVDEQGNPLEGRPVAILVQYGESAMQLQAFAAPKRSGIWEEVRRETARDIQEEAKGQIQEGDGPFGPELLAMVPAALTEEVLAEMPQEVREQIPAEFIEQGWAPQIIRFLGVDGPRWFLQAVVQGAAIEDEEQWQVLEDVLRGVVVHRGDAPMPPRELLELKIPKEFTEAGQTEQQEGEESVETFNPFERGPEITEVR, from the coding sequence GTGGTTTTTGGACGTCGCCGGCGGGCCGACGAGCCCCGGAAGGGGGCCGAGGCGAACGCGGAGCCGGCGGAGGCCGCCGCCGAGGAGGCTCCCGCCGAGGAGGCTCCGGCCGAGGCGGGGTCCGAGGGGCGCGGTCCCTGGGACTCCGAGGACTCCTTCCCCGAGATGCAGCGCCTGGACTTCGGCTCCCTTCAGGTGCCGGTCGTGGAGGGCCTGGGCTTCCAGGTCAACTTCGAGCCCACCCGGGTGGACGAGCAGGGCAACCCTCTTGAGGGGCGTCCCGTGGCGATCCTCGTGCAGTACGGGGAGAGCGCCATGCAGCTCCAGGCCTTCGCGGCGCCCAAGCGCAGCGGGATCTGGGAGGAGGTGCGCCGCGAGACCGCCCGGGACATCCAGGAGGAGGCGAAGGGCCAGATCCAGGAGGGCGACGGCCCGTTCGGGCCCGAGCTGCTCGCGATGGTGCCCGCGGCGCTGACCGAGGAGGTCCTCGCGGAGATGCCGCAGGAGGTCCGCGAGCAGATCCCGGCCGAGTTCATCGAGCAGGGCTGGGCGCCGCAGATCATCCGCTTCCTCGGTGTGGACGGCCCTCGCTGGTTCCTGCAGGCCGTGGTGCAGGGCGCCGCGATCGAGGACGAGGAGCAGTGGCAGGTCCTGGAGGACGTGCTGCGCGGGGTGGTCGTCCACCGCGGCGACGCTCCGATGCCGCCGCGGGAGCTGCTGGAGCTGAAGATCCCGAAGGAGTTCACGGAGGCCGGCCAGACGGAGCAGCAGGAGGGCGAGGAGTCCGTGGAGACCTTCAACCCCTTCGAGCGCGGCCCCGAGATCACCGAGGTCCGCTGA